ATGAAGTCTTTAATGCATTGGCTACGGAAGTTGtagacaataaaaattttatactagCTGAAGTTTCAATCAAAGATTATGgcgaaaaagaaaatgaagaattttcaaaaaggtTTGGTATTAACTCCAAGGATGATTTACCAACTTTAAGACTTTTTGTTAATGGCGAAGATGAACCATTTgcattcgaaaaaaatattccttggaataacgaaaatttgaaaacttttattagaGATCATAGTAACATTTATCTTGGATTACCAGGCTGTTTGGAAGAGTTTGATAAATTGGCTTTCAAGTTTGGAAatagtaataacaaaaaagcGGTACTTGAGGAAGCTGAATCAGCAGCCAGTAAACTACAAACAGAggtaaaatcataaatatttttttaaatccaaaataatatatatatataaataatataatttttttcctgaaatataaaattataattataaaattagtatattttGAGAACAATGAACAAGTCATATAGTGGAGGTCaacttgttttttaaaattgatattatttcatgaCTTTTTGTTAGTTTACCAATTAATTATTggcttttttaatttttcttttagaaagaACAAGAAGCTGCTAATATCTATATTAAATTCATGAATAAAGTGATCGAGGTAGGAAATTCTTTCACAGGCCAAGAAAAAAAGAGGCTGGAGAAAATATTATCAGAAGGAAAAGTGgctgaaaagaagaaaagagaaCTTTTCAATCGTCTAAATGTTCTAAAATCATTCAATCTTGAAACGAAGAAAGTTGAACTTTGATTTAAGTGGTTGTTGATTTACTTGTTGTCTTTGCCTGTTAtgtatgtttttcttcaattattctCTTTATTACATAAGAAGTAAATAAGAGAAATGTAATTGAAGTGAGTGAATTTTCAAAACACCTTCATAACTTTTGACCCAAGTTTTCCATTACAGTTTTGAATTTTCGAATTGTGTACCAAAACATCCTCATTCTTGGTGTTTGtgaatattttgatgttcagtttaacaataattttttgagatGAAACTAGTTGTCTAACAATCTGAATTTAGTTGTTTGAAAACAACAAGAATTCACTAGTTTTGGTTGAGAAATATGGACGACTATAAAGTTTATGTAATAGTTCCAAAATATAGTTGAACTTTGTTGGCATATGTGTAAACAGCATGCATTAAAAccttaatcaaatatttatactaaaaaaattgaaatattacaacAAATCGACATGTTCCCAGTCCTGAATCCTGATAGTACTTCTCGATACACATTAGTacatttctcatttaaaatCTAAAGCCCTTGAATTGCTGGTAAGAAGATGTGATAGTTGAGTTAGACAGTCTATGTCTTATAGCCCATATATGGTTCATAATTACCTGGTTTTCTAATATGGTGATGGACAATACTTTGGGCGAGTACAGTGATTGATCTAATTGGATCCCTATTGAATATTGCATGTATAAACATAATCCACAACTATCACACCTGCATCAAACTTGTCAATTTTATCTCTTTGAAGGGAATAACAAGTTATAGCTGTAAGAAAACAGAAGAGGAATGCAATAGGATATAGTTAACTGTAGAGTGAAAAAATGACTTAGTAACATTCATAAAATGACGTGGCTCACAACCTTTCGACATATCAAAAGGATTGGATGAGAGTCTGTGGTGAAAAAACTCTTATCGTCAAATCCACTCCATCAAAAATAAGTTGTCTGTGTATCAAATTGTACAATATCTAATTTATAGCCttttaaaattgaacaaaaaatcaaaattggaaaaaactaaaAGAGGAACAAAATCATAAGCATGTAAATGGATGTTGACCATACTTTGACATCAAAAAAAGACTCAAAAAAAGTCCATGTAGTCGGACGTACTGCGTATCATTTAATACCCACATATGGTTCTCGGGATTTATGGGATTCGGGGCTGTGAACATG
The sequence above is drawn from the Diorhabda carinulata isolate Delta chromosome 6, icDioCari1.1, whole genome shotgun sequence genome and encodes:
- the LOC130895865 gene encoding protein windbeutel, which codes for MNNFYICVYIFSVTISYSIISAVACKGCLNLDEYNFDKIIPRFEAVLVKFDVAYPYGDKHEVFNALATEVVDNKNFILAEVSIKDYGEKENEEFSKRFGINSKDDLPTLRLFVNGEDEPFAFEKNIPWNNENLKTFIRDHSNIYLGLPGCLEEFDKLAFKFGNSNNKKAVLEEAESAASKLQTEKEQEAANIYIKFMNKVIEVGNSFTGQEKKRLEKILSEGKVAEKKKRELFNRLNVLKSFNLETKKVEL